The DNA window TCGACAATGTCGCGCTGCGCTATGGCCAATTGCCCGGCGCGGTCGCCGATGGTCACACCGCCTCGCTGAAGCAACTCTGGGCGCTGGCCTACCGCGAGGCATCGACCATGGCTTACGCGGATGCGTTCCTGGTGATCATGGTCGCCTTCGTCATCGCGACAGCGCTGGTTCCGTTCCTGCGCAATGTCGCGCCGAAGGCGCCGCCGCCGGACGCCCATTGAGATCAAACTCGCCACCGCGCCGGCAGAGTGCGGGCATTTGGGCTAGTCGCCCGCGCGGGTAAGCAGCAGCGCGCGTTCCCTGTCGTTGCCGGTCAATTCCGCGGCCTGGCGGAACGCGGCGCGGGCTTCCGCCTGATATCCCAGTTTCTCCAGGAGATCGCCGCGCACCGTCGGCAGGAGATGCGAGTCCTTCAATCGCGGCTCGTCCTTCAGCGCCTCGACGATAGCGAGGCCCTGCGCGGGTCCGAACGCCATGCCGACGGCCACCGCGCGGTTGATTTCGACGATGGGCGAAGGGGCCGCCAAGGCCAGGGCCTGATAATAGGCTGATATTGCAATCCAGTCGGTGTCGGCGGCGGTTGCCGCGCGGCTATGGCAGGCGGCGATCATCGCCTGCAGGAGATAAGGGCCGGGCGTGGTCGTCAGGGTCATGGCGCGGTTCAGGCCGTCGAGGCCGCGTTGGATGAGCGACCAGTTCCATCGGGTACGGTCCTGGTCGAGCAGCAGGATCGGCTCGCCCGCCTTGCCGGTGCGGGCGGGGAAGCGCGAGGCATTGAGGTCCATCAGCGACACCAGCCCCTGCACCTCAGGCTCATCAGGCATCAGTGCCGCCAGCGAACGGCCGAGTCGCTGGGCTTCGCCGCAGAGATCGGCGCGCAGCCAGGCCGGCCCGGCGGTCGCCACATAGCCCTCGTTGAAGGTGAGATAGACCACCTCCAGCACGGCGGCGAGGCGTTCACGACGCTCATCGCCGCGCGGCGTCTCGAACGGGATGGCAGCATCACGAAGCGTCCGCTTGGCGCGCACGATGCGCTGGGCGATTGTGGCTTCGGGCACCAGGAAAGCGCGGGCGATCTCCGGCGTCGACAACCCGCCCAGCAGCCGCAGAGCGAGTGAGGCGCGCTGCTCGGCCGGCAACAGGGGATGGCAAGCGGTGAAGATCAGCCGCAAAAGGTCATCATCGATATCCTCGTCGAGCGCTGCCTCGATGTCGGGCATCTCGCGCTCCAGTTGAGCGAGGTTGATGGCGAGTTCACGATGTTTGCCGTCCATCATGGTGGTGCGGCGCAGCCGGTCGAGCGCCCGATTCCCAGCGACTTTGGTCAACCAGGCGGCCGGGTTGCGTGGAATGCCGTCCCGGGGCCAGCGCTCCAACGCCAGCAGAAAGGCATCCCCCACGATCTCCTCGGCCAGTCCGATATCCCTGAGATAGCGGGCAAGCCTGGCGGTGAGCTTCGGCTGCTCGATCCGCCAGACCGCTTCAATGGTGCTGTTGGGCGTCAACTCTTCAGCTCGCCAAAACCTTCAGCTACCTTCTGGACGTCCTCGGGGAAATCGCTCATCTCGAAGACGCGTCGAACCTCGATCAGGTCATTCGCGCCGGCGGGGCAGCGGCGGGCCCATTCTATGGCCTCTTCACGCGAGCGCACGTCGATCACCCAATAGCCGCCCAGCACTTCCTTGACCTCCGCGAAGGGGCCATCGGTGACAACAGGCTTTCCGCCCTTGAAGCTGACCCGCGCTCCCTCGGACGGCGGATGCAGTCCGTCGAGCGCTAGCAGCACGCCGGCCTTCTTGAGCTCCTCGTTGTATCGCATCATCCCTTCCACCGCCTCGGCGCCAGGCCTGACATCGGGCGCCGCCTCCGCGTAGCCGCCGGGGATCATCAGCATCATGAACCGCATGGTCTTTCTCCTTCGTGGGGTTGGTTCGATGATACGACGAACGGGGGATGGCGAAATCGACAGGAATGGCAAAAGAGTTCAAATCCCCGGTCGCGCCAAGGACCGACAGCGTTGGACCGCCACATGGGCGAGGCTGCCATCTGGCCCTGCCAGTTTGCCCTGATATGTCAGCTTGCATCCATCACCTTGAGTAAACCCGCGTGAAATCACCCAACCTGGCCGGCACCGCTTCCCCCATGATCCCGGTGCTCGTCTGCGCGCTTGGCATCTTTCTCCTGTCCGGCATGGACGCGGCGATGAAGGTGCTGGTCATCGCGGTCGGGGTCTACAACACAGTGCTGTGGCGTAGCATGCTGGCGACCTTGGTCGCCGGCGCGGCCTGGCTGGCGGGGCCGCGCTCGCTTCCAACTCCCTCGGTGCTGAGGCTGCATGCGCTGCGTGCGGTGGTCGTCAGCTTTGTCCTGCTGTGCTTCTTCTGGGGGCTCGCGAGGCTGCCGCTGGCGGAGGCGATCGGGCTCAGTTTCGTGGCGCCGCTGTTCGCGCTGCTGCTGGCCGCACTGCTTCTGGGCGAAAGGATACAGCGCAAGGCGATCTGGGCCTCGCTTGCCGGCATTGCCGGTGTCGTGATCATCGTGGCCGGCCAGTTCGGGCAGAAAACCTATGCCGGGGATGCGCTGCTCGGCACCGCTGCGGTGCTCGCGTCGACGGTGTTCTATGCCTACAATCTGATCCTCGCCCGGCAACAGGCGCAGTTGGCCAAGCCGGTCGAGATCATGCTGTTCCAGAACCTTGGCGTTGCGGTCACCCTTGGTCTTGCAGCACCCTGGCTCGCCATTGCGCTGCCCGGCAATCTCTGGCTTCCGCTCGCCGGGGTGACGGCACTGTCGCTCGCCGGCCAGTTCCTGATGAGCTGGGCCTATGCGCGTGCCGAGGCGCAATATCTGATCCCGACCGAATATTCAGCCTTCATCTGGGCGATCGCGCTTGGGTGGTTCTTCTTCGACGAGGCGGTGACCTGGACCACGCTGGCCGGAGCCGGCCTCATCGTGGCAAGCTGCCTGATCGCCGCGCGCTCGAACCCCAGGCTGGCCGAGCCGATCGAAGCCGCGGTTTGATCAAGCCGAATGCATACTCGTGATCGTCACCGCACCGCCTCGCGGTGGGTGCCGGGCAGGCGGGTTCAGAACGCCCGGAGCACGTAAGAGGCCATGAGCATTTAATAGTCGCGTGCTGTCGTACGTCTTTGCCTGCCCTCACATACCTTCCCATCAAGTTTTCCTCCTGCTCTATTGAGAGGTCGAGAAGCGGGAGACGACATGCAAGGCCGATGGATAGAAACGTTCGAAGATGAGCGTCAGCGCGAACTCTATGATCTGTACAGCAAGGAGTGGTGGACCGCAGGGCGTGATTTTGAGGATGTAATCAAGATGATGGAGCATTCCGATCTAGCGATCGGCCTTTGCTCGGATGATGACCGATTGGTCGCATTCGCACGCGTGCTGACGGATTACACATTCAAGGCGATGATCTTCGATGTCATCGTCCATTGCGATTTTCGTGGCCAGGGGCTTGGAAAAGCTATCGTCAATCGGATTGTGGACCACGAGACCTTGGCTCAGGTGCGCAGCTTTGAACTGTACTGCCCCGACGATCTCGTCTCCTTCTATGGCCGGATCGGCTTTTCAAAGGGGCGCGCGAATTTGCTGTTCCGAGAGCGATGACGTGCTGTCCGCTTCACCCACTTGCGGCGTTTCAATGGGGCTCGCGGGCAATGTCGCGGTCACCGCACCGCCTCGCGGTGGGCGCCGGGCAGGCGGGTGGCGATGAGCTTGTCGATGCGGCGGCCGTCGAGGTCGACCACCTCGAAGCGCCAGCCTTGGGCGTCGACGCATTCGCCGGTCGCCGGCAGATGATGCATGTGCGACAGCACATAACCGGCGACGGTCTCGTAGTCGCGGTTTTCGGGAAGGTCGAAGCCCAGAAGCTCGGCCATCTCGTCGGCCTGCATATAGCCGGCGAGCAGCCATGAGCCGTCCTCGCGCTTGACGGCGTTTTCCTCGTCGCCGGCATCGAGGTCGGCACGGAACACGCCGGTGATGGCTTCGAGAATATCGGCGGGCGTGACGATGCCTTCGAAATGGCCGTACTCGTCATGCACCAGCGCCATCGGCACATCGGATTCCTTGAGTTTATGCAGCACGTCCAGCGCGTCGGCCTGGTCGTAGACGATGGGGGCGGCGCGCACATGCTTGCGCGGGTCGAGCGTACGGCCGGCAAGGATCGCGGCCAGCACGTCGCGCGTCTGGACGACGCCGACCATCACATCGACGCCGCCATCGCCCGCCGGCAGGCGCGAATGCTGGGTTTCCATCAGCAGCTTGCGGATCGTCGTGTCGTCGGACTGCAGATTGATCCAGTCGACCTCGGTGCGCGGCGTCATGACCGCGCGTACCGCGCGGTCGCCAAGCCGCATGACACCTGCGATCATGCGCCGTTCGTCGGATTCGATGGTGCCGTGATGCTCGGCTTCGGCGACCAGCATCTTGATCTCCTCGTCGGTGACCTTTTCCTCGCTTTCGCCGCGCTGGCCAAGCAGCCACAATATGGCGCGGCCGGAAATGTCAAGCAGGAAGACCAGCGGTGCCGAGATGGTGGCAAGGATGGTCATGGCCGGTGCCGCGCGGGCGGCAACCCGCTCCGGGTCGCGCAGCGCGATCTGCTTGGGCACCAGTTCGCCGACGATCAGCGAGAAATAGGTGATGATGGCAACGACGATGCCGACGCCGAGCGGATCGGCGACGCTTTCGCGCATGCCCGCCGAGGCCAGGAAGACGGACAAACGGTCGCCGAGCGTGGCACCGGAGAAGGCGCCGGAAAGCACGCCGACCAGCGTGATGCCGATCTGCACCGAGGACAGGAACTTGCCGGGGTTAGAGCCAAGATCCAGCGCCCGCCCTGCGCCGTTGACGCCGCGGTCGATCATCGCCTTGAGCCGTGCCGGGCGCGATGAAACGATGGCGAGCTCGGACATCGACAAAAGGCCGTTCACACAGATGAGGACGACCACGATAGCAATTTCAACGTATAGCATGAGGGCTCAATAGCATTGCGGCGCGGCCTTCGAAAATAGTCCGCCAGCATTTTTGGAAAATGACAGTGCTGGCTGATGAGGCGATACGACCATGCGGCGCGCAGACGCTGGCTCTTTCGACTGTTTGCGATCGCGGCCTTGTCGCAAGGCCCATTCCATTCACTTCAGGTCCTTCAGCACGCCGATGATTGCCTTGCCGTCGGTGAAATAGGGGTCGCCGCCGCCGTTGCGGCCGGTCCTGGTGGCGCCGATGCCCGCCATATCGCTGGTCGATGCCAGCAGGCCTGCCGCGTTCAGGTCGCCGATCAGGAAGTCGCGCTCGGCATCGATGTCGGGACTGATGTGATGGGTGATCGCGCCAGTGTCGTGGCTGAGACCGACGCCGCGATCGAAGCTGGCGGCTCCCAACCAGAGCGGACGGCCGTCGTCGCCGACCGTTTCCGTCTGCCAGAAACGGACGTGGTGGCGTCGGTCCGCACTGTCGCCGGCCGGCTTTTCGAAAGCGAGGTCCTGGGCGCGGCCTTCGAACAGCAGGCGGCTCATCGGCGCATCGGGATAGGGACGCGAAAACAGGACGCTTTCGCCGATATCGATGGCGGTTCTCAGGGTAACGGCATCGGCGGTGTCCCAACCGGCGACGGCGAGGGCATGAACCACCTCCTTCTCGGCGCCGACAAGGCCGACATTGATCGGGTCGCCGGGAATGCCTTGCTGCGTGTGCGTCACCATCTCGAAGCGCTGGTCGCGAAAGCCGCGCTCCCGGAACGTCCAGAACTCCGGCGCAGCGAAATAGGCAAGCGCGAGCCAGGCGGCCAAAAAGGCCGCCACCCAGATCGCGATGCGTCGCTGAATACTCCGCTGGCTCATATGCCGTCGCCCGACCGTTCCGGCGTCATTCTATGCGGAGTCGTCGGCCGCTGGCAGAGGGTACGAGCGCCAATGCCAAGGCATGTTGTTCTACCAGAACCGAGGGCACTTTTGGGCGGCACGCACTATCGGCAGGCGCGATAACCGTTCTTGCGGTTCTTGATGTCGAAGTGGAAATGGTTGCGGTGATCGTAATTGTAGCCGGGGCCGAGCACCGTGGTGAAATACTGGCAGCCGTCGGCGCGCACATTGTTGAGGAAGCCGCGGGTGCGGAAGGCGAAGAGGCCGGGCTTGCGCACGTCGATGTCGTCGCCATTGTTGAGCTCGATGCTCATGACGTCGAGCGCGTTGCCCTTGCCGTGCTCGGACAGCACGCCTTCGCCGGCGATGTTGCGGCAGGAATAGCTGGAGCCCTGGTGAATGGTCTTGACGCCGGAGAAATAACGCCAGCGGGCGGAGGGAACGAGTTCGTTCTTCGTCCAGGCGGCGAAGGTAGCGGCCATGTCGCAGGTCAGCGTCGCGGCGGGTTTCATCTGGATGCTGCCGATAGCCGTGACTTTTACGGGATAGTCGATGCCGCACTGGCCTTCGTGGATCGGCGCCAGGTCGGTATAGGCGACGTCGAGGCGCTTGAGCTGCTGGCGGCAATCGGTTTCGCTGGCCGGTATCTGCTCGACCGGCGACATCGGCTCATCCATGCGCGGATAGGCGGCCTGGGTCATGTAGGGGTTGGAGGGGACAAGCCGTTGCATGCCCGTATATTGCGGTACCGCCGACGTTTGCGCGCCGACATCGACCGCCGGCTGCAATGACAGCACACTACCGGTGTTGCAGGCCGAAACGGCCGCAAGCGTGAGGCCGGCGGCCAGTAGCATTGCAGGTTTCGAGTGACGCGCAGTGGCGAGAAACACGGCGCGAGTTTTGCCGGTCATTGGCGGAATCCCAATAGTGGATATCCGGCATTTTAACGATCAAGGGTAAAGGAAAACTCAGCGCCCGCGTTCATTCCTGAGGCTGAATTGCGGCGGGCTGCTGATGCGCCTATTGGCAGAACGTGCCGCCGTGCCTGCGTGGCTCGAGATCGAGATGGAAGTGCAAGGCGTGATCGGCATCGGCGCCCGGCCCGAGCACCGTCTTGAACGGACCGCAGGCGGCCTTGCGCACGGCGTTGAGGAATTTGGCGTCCTTCTCCGGCGGTGACGGGCTGATGTCGATTTTCCTGCCGTCCGACAAGGTAAAGCCGGCGATGTCGAGCGCGTTGCCGAAGGCATGCTCCGACAGTTTCCGGGTGCCGTGGCGCGGCCGGCAGACGAAGGCCGAGGCCTGGCTGATCGACTTCACCTCCGTGCCGAACTCCGCCTTGGCTGCCGGCTGAACAACATCGGCGGTGAAGCGGGCGGCCGCCTCGGCCATCGAGCAATTCAACTCGGTGCCGGGACCGATGGCGACCGACTTGTTGAGTGTCTTGATGACGATCGGATAGGGGATCGAGCAACCGATCTCGGGATCGCTTTCAGCCTTGTGCTCCTCGAATTCGACGCCAAGCGCCTTCAGCCGCTCGCGGCAAACGACTTCCTCGGCAGGCATCTCTTCGCCGGGCCGATCGGCCGAGCGCGGGTCGGGAAGCATCTTCCTGTCGCCG is part of the Mesorhizobium loti genome and encodes:
- a CDS encoding hemolysin family protein, whose protein sequence is MLYVEIAIVVVLICVNGLLSMSELAIVSSRPARLKAMIDRGVNGAGRALDLGSNPGKFLSSVQIGITLVGVLSGAFSGATLGDRLSVFLASAGMRESVADPLGVGIVVAIITYFSLIVGELVPKQIALRDPERVAARAAPAMTILATISAPLVFLLDISGRAILWLLGQRGESEEKVTDEEIKMLVAEAEHHGTIESDERRMIAGVMRLGDRAVRAVMTPRTEVDWINLQSDDTTIRKLLMETQHSRLPAGDGGVDVMVGVVQTRDVLAAILAGRTLDPRKHVRAAPIVYDQADALDVLHKLKESDVPMALVHDEYGHFEGIVTPADILEAITGVFRADLDAGDEENAVKREDGSWLLAGYMQADEMAELLGFDLPENRDYETVAGYVLSHMHHLPATGECVDAQGWRFEVVDLDGRRIDKLIATRLPGAHREAVR
- a CDS encoding LssY C-terminal domain-containing protein, which codes for MSQRSIQRRIAIWVAAFLAAWLALAYFAAPEFWTFRERGFRDQRFEMVTHTQQGIPGDPINVGLVGAEKEVVHALAVAGWDTADAVTLRTAIDIGESVLFSRPYPDAPMSRLLFEGRAQDLAFEKPAGDSADRRHHVRFWQTETVGDDGRPLWLGAASFDRGVGLSHDTGAITHHISPDIDAERDFLIGDLNAAGLLASTSDMAGIGATRTGRNGGGDPYFTDGKAIIGVLKDLK
- a CDS encoding GNAT family N-acetyltransferase, with product MQGRWIETFEDERQRELYDLYSKEWWTAGRDFEDVIKMMEHSDLAIGLCSDDDRLVAFARVLTDYTFKAMIFDVIVHCDFRGQGLGKAIVNRIVDHETLAQVRSFELYCPDDLVSFYGRIGFSKGRANLLFRER
- a CDS encoding extensin-like domain-containing protein, with product MTGKTRAVFLATARHSKPAMLLAAGLTLAAVSACNTGSVLSLQPAVDVGAQTSAVPQYTGMQRLVPSNPYMTQAAYPRMDEPMSPVEQIPASETDCRQQLKRLDVAYTDLAPIHEGQCGIDYPVKVTAIGSIQMKPAATLTCDMAATFAAWTKNELVPSARWRYFSGVKTIHQGSSYSCRNIAGEGVLSEHGKGNALDVMSIELNNGDDIDVRKPGLFAFRTRGFLNNVRADGCQYFTTVLGPGYNYDHRNHFHFDIKNRKNGYRACR
- a CDS encoding RNA polymerase sigma factor; protein product: MTPNSTIEAVWRIEQPKLTARLARYLRDIGLAEEIVGDAFLLALERWPRDGIPRNPAAWLTKVAGNRALDRLRRTTMMDGKHRELAINLAQLEREMPDIEAALDEDIDDDLLRLIFTACHPLLPAEQRASLALRLLGGLSTPEIARAFLVPEATIAQRIVRAKRTLRDAAIPFETPRGDERRERLAAVLEVVYLTFNEGYVATAGPAWLRADLCGEAQRLGRSLAALMPDEPEVQGLVSLMDLNASRFPARTGKAGEPILLLDQDRTRWNWSLIQRGLDGLNRAMTLTTTPGPYLLQAMIAACHSRAATAADTDWIAISAYYQALALAAPSPIVEINRAVAVGMAFGPAQGLAIVEALKDEPRLKDSHLLPTVRGDLLEKLGYQAEARAAFRQAAELTGNDRERALLLTRAGD
- a CDS encoding DMT family transporter; its protein translation is MIPVLVCALGIFLLSGMDAAMKVLVIAVGVYNTVLWRSMLATLVAGAAWLAGPRSLPTPSVLRLHALRAVVVSFVLLCFFWGLARLPLAEAIGLSFVAPLFALLLAALLLGERIQRKAIWASLAGIAGVVIIVAGQFGQKTYAGDALLGTAAVLASTVFYAYNLILARQQAQLAKPVEIMLFQNLGVAVTLGLAAPWLAIALPGNLWLPLAGVTALSLAGQFLMSWAYARAEAQYLIPTEYSAFIWAIALGWFFFDEAVTWTTLAGAGLIVASCLIAARSNPRLAEPIEAAV
- a CDS encoding extensin-like domain-containing protein, giving the protein MLPDPRSADRPGEEMPAEEVVCRERLKALGVEFEEHKAESDPEIGCSIPYPIVIKTLNKSVAIGPGTELNCSMAEAAARFTADVVQPAAKAEFGTEVKSISQASAFVCRPRHGTRKLSEHAFGNALDIAGFTLSDGRKIDISPSPPEKDAKFLNAVRKAACGPFKTVLGPGADADHALHFHLDLEPRRHGGTFCQ
- a CDS encoding YciI family protein; the encoded protein is MRFMMLMIPGGYAEAAPDVRPGAEAVEGMMRYNEELKKAGVLLALDGLHPPSEGARVSFKGGKPVVTDGPFAEVKEVLGGYWVIDVRSREEAIEWARRCPAGANDLIEVRRVFEMSDFPEDVQKVAEGFGELKS